The Arachis hypogaea cultivar Tifrunner chromosome 19, arahy.Tifrunner.gnm2.J5K5, whole genome shotgun sequence genome has a window encoding:
- the LOC112777120 gene encoding putative pentatricopeptide repeat-containing protein At5g37570 isoform X2, translating into MNSIFQHSSSPPRSTAAITTLLKACKTIHHLYQVHASIIQRGLEQDHLIISRFISLSASFAATASYYTAVFDRVLGPSPFLWNSLIGAHTKGSYFFDTLSAFIRMKAHRSLPDRYTYSSVIKACSSMCRSWEGKLLHGSALRCGVEGDMFVGTCLVDMYGKCGKIGDARKVFDGMSEKNVVSWTAMVVGYVKVGDMVEARRLFDEMPQRNVASWNAMIWGFVKVGDLGNARVELDAMPEKSVVSFTIMIDGYAKAGDMAISRFLFDQAPEKDIVAWSTLISGYVQNGQPNRALRVFLEMESMNVKPDEFILVSLMSASSQLGNLELARWVDSYVNKSSIDMKQDHVIAALLDMNAKCGNMERALKLFEETPNRDLVSYCSMIQGLSIHGFEEDALKFFNRMVKDGLTPDEVAFKIILTACSHAGLVDEGWNYFRSMKEKYCVSPSPDHYACMVDLLSRSGNLRDAYELIKVMPVEPHAAAWGALLAACKAYGDSELGEIAANQLFEIEPQNAANYVLLSNIYAAADRWIDVSLVRTKMRNSRVRKLSC; encoded by the exons ATGAATTCAATATTTCAACACTCTTCTTCACCGCCGCGTTCAACTGCCGCCATTACCACCCTTCTTAAGGCCTGCAAGACCATTCATCACCTCTACCAAGTCCACGCCTCCATCATCCAACGAGGCTTAGAGCAAGATCACCTCATCATCTCCCGCTTCATTTCCCTTTCCGCCTCCTTTGCCGCCACTGCTTCATATTACACCGCCGTCTTCGACCGCGTCCTTGGTCCTTCCCCTTTCCTCTGGAACTCCCTCATTGGAGCCCACACCAAAGGAAGTTACTTTTTCGACACCCTCTCTGCTTTTATTCGCATGAAGGCACATAGGTCTCTTCCCGATAGGTACACTTACTCTTCTGTGATTAAGGCCTGTTCAAGCATGTGCAGATCCTGGGAAGGAAAATTGCTCCATGGCTCGGCGTTGAGGTGTGGGGTTGAAGGTGATATGTTTGTTGGAACCTGTCTGGTCGATATGTATGGGAAATGTGGAAAGATTGGTGACGCTCGCAAGGTGTTTGATGGAATGTCCGAGAAGAATGTAGTTTCATGGACTGCTATGGTGGTTGGCTATGTGAAGGTTGGGGATATGGTGGAGGCAAGGAggctgtttgatgaaatgccgcAGAGGAATGTGGCATCATGGAATGCGATGATATGGGGTTTTGTGAAGGTGGGGGATTTGGGCAATGCTAGGGTAGAGCTTGATGCTATGCCAGAAAAGAGTGTTGTTTCTTTCACGATCATGATTGATGGCTATGCAAAGGCTGGTGACATGGCTATCTCAAGGTTCTTGTTCGACCAAGCTCCGGAAAAGGATATTGTTGCATGGTCTACTTTGATATCAGGGTATGTACAGAATGGTCAACCTAACAGGGCCTTGAGAGTATTTCTTGAGATGGAATCAATGAATGTGAAACCTGATGAATTCATATTGGTTAGCTTGATGTCGGCTTCTTCTCAGTTGGGTAATTTAGAACTGGCTCGATGGGTTGATTCTTATGTAAACAAGAGCTCTATTGATATGAAACAGGACCACGTGATTGCAGCGCTTCTGGATATGAATGCTAAATGTGGAAACATGGAAAGGGCATTAAAATTATTTGAAGAAACGCCTAACCGTGATCTAGTCTCATATTGTTCGATGATACAAGGGTTGTCAATTCATGGATTTGAGGAAGATGCACTGAAGTTCTTTAACAGGATGGTGAAGGATGGGCTAACTCCGGATGAGGTGGCCTTCAAAATCATTCTAACAGCTTGTAGTCATGCTGGACTTGTTGATGAGGGCTGGAACTACTTCCGCTCCATGAAGGAAAAGTACTGCGTTAGTCCTTCACCTGATCACTATGCATGTATGGTTGACCTTCTAAGTCGATCAGGGAATTTACGGGATGCTTATGAGCTTATAAAAGTAATGCCGGTGGAGCCTCATGCTGCTGCCTGGGGTGCACTTCTTGCGGCATGTAAAGCATATGGTGATTCAGAGTTAGGAGAGATTGCTGCTAATCAACTTTTTGAGATTGAGCCTCAAAATGCTGCTAACTATGTGCTGTTGTCTAACATCTATGCAGCAGCAGATCGATGGATAGATGTCTCCCTTGTAAGAACGAAGATGAGGAACAGTAGGGTGCGGAAG CTAAGCTGCTAA
- the LOC112777120 gene encoding putative pentatricopeptide repeat-containing protein At5g37570 isoform X1, with product MNSIFQHSSSPPRSTAAITTLLKACKTIHHLYQVHASIIQRGLEQDHLIISRFISLSASFAATASYYTAVFDRVLGPSPFLWNSLIGAHTKGSYFFDTLSAFIRMKAHRSLPDRYTYSSVIKACSSMCRSWEGKLLHGSALRCGVEGDMFVGTCLVDMYGKCGKIGDARKVFDGMSEKNVVSWTAMVVGYVKVGDMVEARRLFDEMPQRNVASWNAMIWGFVKVGDLGNARVELDAMPEKSVVSFTIMIDGYAKAGDMAISRFLFDQAPEKDIVAWSTLISGYVQNGQPNRALRVFLEMESMNVKPDEFILVSLMSASSQLGNLELARWVDSYVNKSSIDMKQDHVIAALLDMNAKCGNMERALKLFEETPNRDLVSYCSMIQGLSIHGFEEDALKFFNRMVKDGLTPDEVAFKIILTACSHAGLVDEGWNYFRSMKEKYCVSPSPDHYACMVDLLSRSGNLRDAYELIKVMPVEPHAAAWGALLAACKAYGDSELGEIAANQLFEIEPQNAANYVLLSNIYAAADRWIDVSLVRTKMRNSRVRKVPGCSQFNPDLGSLAF from the coding sequence ATGAATTCAATATTTCAACACTCTTCTTCACCGCCGCGTTCAACTGCCGCCATTACCACCCTTCTTAAGGCCTGCAAGACCATTCATCACCTCTACCAAGTCCACGCCTCCATCATCCAACGAGGCTTAGAGCAAGATCACCTCATCATCTCCCGCTTCATTTCCCTTTCCGCCTCCTTTGCCGCCACTGCTTCATATTACACCGCCGTCTTCGACCGCGTCCTTGGTCCTTCCCCTTTCCTCTGGAACTCCCTCATTGGAGCCCACACCAAAGGAAGTTACTTTTTCGACACCCTCTCTGCTTTTATTCGCATGAAGGCACATAGGTCTCTTCCCGATAGGTACACTTACTCTTCTGTGATTAAGGCCTGTTCAAGCATGTGCAGATCCTGGGAAGGAAAATTGCTCCATGGCTCGGCGTTGAGGTGTGGGGTTGAAGGTGATATGTTTGTTGGAACCTGTCTGGTCGATATGTATGGGAAATGTGGAAAGATTGGTGACGCTCGCAAGGTGTTTGATGGAATGTCCGAGAAGAATGTAGTTTCATGGACTGCTATGGTGGTTGGCTATGTGAAGGTTGGGGATATGGTGGAGGCAAGGAggctgtttgatgaaatgccgcAGAGGAATGTGGCATCATGGAATGCGATGATATGGGGTTTTGTGAAGGTGGGGGATTTGGGCAATGCTAGGGTAGAGCTTGATGCTATGCCAGAAAAGAGTGTTGTTTCTTTCACGATCATGATTGATGGCTATGCAAAGGCTGGTGACATGGCTATCTCAAGGTTCTTGTTCGACCAAGCTCCGGAAAAGGATATTGTTGCATGGTCTACTTTGATATCAGGGTATGTACAGAATGGTCAACCTAACAGGGCCTTGAGAGTATTTCTTGAGATGGAATCAATGAATGTGAAACCTGATGAATTCATATTGGTTAGCTTGATGTCGGCTTCTTCTCAGTTGGGTAATTTAGAACTGGCTCGATGGGTTGATTCTTATGTAAACAAGAGCTCTATTGATATGAAACAGGACCACGTGATTGCAGCGCTTCTGGATATGAATGCTAAATGTGGAAACATGGAAAGGGCATTAAAATTATTTGAAGAAACGCCTAACCGTGATCTAGTCTCATATTGTTCGATGATACAAGGGTTGTCAATTCATGGATTTGAGGAAGATGCACTGAAGTTCTTTAACAGGATGGTGAAGGATGGGCTAACTCCGGATGAGGTGGCCTTCAAAATCATTCTAACAGCTTGTAGTCATGCTGGACTTGTTGATGAGGGCTGGAACTACTTCCGCTCCATGAAGGAAAAGTACTGCGTTAGTCCTTCACCTGATCACTATGCATGTATGGTTGACCTTCTAAGTCGATCAGGGAATTTACGGGATGCTTATGAGCTTATAAAAGTAATGCCGGTGGAGCCTCATGCTGCTGCCTGGGGTGCACTTCTTGCGGCATGTAAAGCATATGGTGATTCAGAGTTAGGAGAGATTGCTGCTAATCAACTTTTTGAGATTGAGCCTCAAAATGCTGCTAACTATGTGCTGTTGTCTAACATCTATGCAGCAGCAGATCGATGGATAGATGTCTCCCTTGTAAGAACGAAGATGAGGAACAGTAGGGTGCGGAAGGTACCTGGTTGCAGTCAGTTTAATCCAGACTTGGGCTCTTTGGCCTTTTAA